In the genome of Streptomyces flavofungini, the window TGGCATCCGCGCGTTCACATACGTCTCAAGCGGTTCGAGGCCCGCCGCTCGCATGTCCTGTTCGGCCTGGGCTCTGTCGGCGCGCAGGTTGTCGTTCCGAGTACGGCAGTGGCGGCAGCCGTGGCCCTGCCGGACAGTCGAGTACCGGGGCGTGACTTCGTGGCCGCAGGCAGTGCAGCGGCACCGCCAGCGGTCGTTGACGCCAGGAAACGGTTCAAGCGGTTCGAGGCCAGCTTCTCGCATCGCCGCATCGGCGGTCTCCGGGGCGGTCCGCGGCCCGAGCCGTCTTCCCCGTCTGGCTGTTGTGGAGCAGTGACGGCACCTCCCGCCCTTGCGGACCGCGCTCAGCCGAGGAGCCACCTCGTTGCCGCACTGCCTGCACCGGCACTTCCAGGCCGTGCTGCTGTTGGTGTACGGCTCCAGGGGTTCGAACCCGGCCGCACGCATTTGCTGGAGTGCCACCTCGTGCGGGATTCGGGTGATGGCCTGGGCACACTGCGGGCAACCCCTACCCCTGCGGATGCGGCTCAGCGTAGGGGCTACTTCGTGTCCGCACGTGAGGCACCTGCACCTCCAGGCGGTGTTCCTGCTCTTGTACGGCTCCAGCGGTTCGAGGCCCGCCGAGTGCATGTCGCGCACGGCTTCCTCTTCGGAGATCCGTGGTCGGCCTCGGCGATTGCAGTGACGGCAGCCCATCCCCGACCGAACGTTGTCCAGGCGCGGTGAGACTTCGTTCCCGCAGTTCATGCAGCGGCAGCGCCACGGAGTGCTCGTGGTGGACGGGTACGGCTGCAGCGGCTCGAATCCGGCCGACCGTATGTCGCGTTCCGCCGATTCAGCAGAGACGGGGCCAACGCCGGCACAGAACCGGCACCCGCTCCCCCTTCTGATGGACTTCAGGACGGGTCGGACCTCGTTCCCGCACCGGGTGCACTGGGCACGCCAGGGGGTGTAGGTGTTCTTGAATGGCTCCAGGGGGCGCAGGCCAACTGCCAACATCTCTCGAACGGCGGCCGCCTCCGTAGTCGGTACATTGCCTGCACAAACAGGACAGCCCGCACCGGATCGCACGCTGCCCAGGCGAGGGCGAACCTCGTCGCCGCACGTGTTGCACCGACAGCGCCACGGGGTCTTCGTGTTGGTGTACGGCTCCAAAGGCTCGAATCCGGCCGCGCGCATGGTCGCAGCGGCGTCAGCAGGCGAGATAGGAGCAGGCACAACGGGCAGGTTAGAGCGCTCTGGGGCGGCCTGGGACGCGACGGCTCTAGCGGCGCCCTTCCGCGAGTACCAGCAGGACAGGACATGCCTTCCCGGACCGTACAAGCATCAGGGGGCGCCGGCTCTCGCCAGCGCCCCCTTCCGTGCGGGAACTGCTACGCGTGCTTTGGGCAGTGGTCATTCAGGCGCCATTCGACCGGGTGGTACACCGGCTCGTCGGCCTCGGTGCGCTCGAAGACGGTGCGGTAGTCGGCGATGGCGGGTCGGCCGAGGTCGGTCCACTGCTGTACGAGGGTGGTGAGGTCGTCGGCGATGGCCGTGTCGCCGACGTGGTGGAGGTGGCCGGTGCGCTGGATCCAGGCGGTGCCACGGCTGGGGTCGTGGAGGCAGGCCATGCCCTGGGCGGGGTCGAGGCCGTTGATGTAGGCGCGGGTGGTGCGGCCGGTCTGGGCACCGAGGTGGAACCACAGGTCGTAGTAGGCGTCGCCGTCCAGGACGGGGCCGGTGTTCGTGCGGGTGACGAGGTCTTGGGCGGGCAGGGGTTCGGTCAGGGCCGGGGTCTGGCCGTCGGGCCAGGCGTACAGCGGTCCGGTCGCCGCCATGAAGTCGCTGGACATCACGCCGCGGCCGGTGAGCCGTTGCCCGTCGCGGTGGACGGTGAGGGTGGGGTGGAAGCCGCCGTGGGCGACGGGGACGACGATGAGGCCGTCGTCGGTGAGCTGGTCGAGCCAGTGGGGGGAGATGCCGGTGACGCCGCAGGTGACCACGATCCGGTCGTAGGGGCCCTTGGCCGGGTGTCCGAGGTAGCCGTCGGCGGTGAGGGCGGTGACATTCTTCTCTCCGGCCCGTTCGGCGGCCTGGGCCGCTTCGGTGACGATGACCTCGGAGACGTCGATGGTGATGACCTCGGCGCCGGTGATGGCGGCGATCAGGGAGGCGTTGTAGCCGGTCCCGGCCCCGATCTCCAGGACCTTCATGCCGGGGGTGAGCTGGAGGGCTTCGAGCATGGCGGCGATGACGCGGGGCTGGGAGGTGGAGCTGTAGCGTCCGGCGGCGTCGCTGCTCTTGGGGACGTGGGTCATCAGGGCGGTGTCGGAGTAGATGCGGTCCAGCAGGTCGCCTGCGGGCTCGGCGGGCACGGGGACGAAACGGCCGCTGGTGTAGTAGCCGCCGGGCAGGAACAGGTGCCGGGGCACAGTGGCGAAGGCCCGCTCCACCGGGGTGGTGCGGATCGCGCCGCGTTCGCGCAGGGCGGTCGCGTAGGCGGCCATGCGGGCGGTCAGGGACGGGCTGGTGCTCTGGTCGGTCATCGGCTTCCTCCGGGTGGGACGGCCAGGGTGATGGTGAACGTGGCGATGTACGGGGGGTCTTCACCGATCGCGGCGCCGTCGGCTTCGACCCATGCGTGGGAGGCCAGGGGCGGGAAGCGCACGCCGCTCTTCCAGGTGGGCCAGGTACCGGCGAGGCGGCACAGCAGGGCGGTGGCGATCGAGCGGGGCAGGCAGCCGTAGCCGCTGCCGCAGCGCGGGCTGAGAGTCGTCACCACCGCGCGGGCCCGAGCGGCCTGGTCACCGGTGGCGGGTGCGGCCCGGCGGGCGAGGAAGCTCAGGAGGCTGCGCAGCCGGTCCGGGCGGGCGGCGAGGGCGGCGGTGACCAGGTGGGCCGCCCCGACGGCGAGATGTCCGGTGATCTGTTCGGTGCGGGTGAGGCGGACACGTTCGGGCAGGGCGACGAGGGTGCTCACCGCGCCTCCAGCAACTGCAGGCCAGTCAGGCTGGCGGTCAGTACGCGGACGTCGGTGGCCGCCTGGTCGGCGCTGATGCCGTAGGCGGCGACCAGGGCCGCGGCTCCCTCTTGTTCGCTGTGGCCGAGCAGGGCGGTGAGGGCGGTGGCGGCGGAGTCGTTGAGGGTGAAGTAGCCGCCGGTGCGGGTGTTGAAGAGCATCGGTGAGCCGTCGGCGTCTATGCGTTCGACGCCGCGGGCGAGGCGATAGGTCATGCTCGCTGGCCTCCTATCGGTCAGGGGCGGGCGGCCCGGAGCCACAGCTCCAGGGCGACGGTCTCGGTGATGAACGCGGGCGCAAGGCGGCGGGTGGCGGCCTCGGCCAGGTGCTGGCGGAGGGCCTTCTCGTCGATCAGCCCAGCCTGGCTCAGGGCGGATCCGTGGAAGAGCTCGGCGAGTTCGCCGTGGTGGGCTGCGAGGCCGGTCCAGATCTCGTGGTTGTAGTGGCCCTTGTCCCGCCTGATCAGTAGGCCCGGCGGGGCGAGCGGGGTGACGGCCGCCGTCAGCAGCGGCTTGGGGGCCCAGGGATCGGTCCGTTCCTCCGGCAGTGTTGCCAGGGCCGTCTCGATCACCGACCGGTCCAGGTAGGGGAAGTGGCCGGGTACCCCGGCTGCGTGCATCGCGTCCCGGTACAGGCTCGCGCGGCGGGCGACGGACCGGATCCGCGCCACCGTCCCGTGGGTGGCGATGTCCCCGCAGACCGGCTCGGCCGCCTCCGCTGCGGCCCGCAGCTCCTGCCGCAGATCACGGATCACCTCGGGCGCCGTCCACGGCGGAAGGCGCGGTGGTGCCTCCCAGCCGGCCAGGGCGGCCGCCGGGCTGGCCGGGGCGATGAGCTGGTCGGCGCCCCGGATGAGCCACTGCCGGTAGGTACCCGCCGTGGCCGCCGCCCGTGCCAGGCTCAGGCTGCTGGTGCGGTTGAGGGCCGCGTGGCCGCGCAGGTGCCACCACGCGCGGTGGACACTGCGGGCGGCGGCCCGGGGCAGGTAGGACAGCGGGGCAAGGAGAGCTTCGTCGCCGCCCTGGCCGTTGAGGTGCGCGCTGCTTCCCCGTTCGGCCAGCACCCGCAGGGTGTGGCGGAAGCGGGCCGCCGAGGCGGCGAACGGGGCGGGCTCTGCCAGCGCGAACTGCGAGCTCTGGAGGTCCTGGAAGATACGCGGATAGGAGCCGGGGTCCAGGACCAGGTGGTCCACCCCTTCAAGCAGCCCGGCTGTGCGGCGGGCCCACCGCTCATCGGGGTTGTCCGCTGCCCGCGAGCCGATGGTGACCAGCACGGTGGTGGCCGTCGGGCGGGCGCGGGCGGCCAGGGCCGCTAGCGCCGCCGAGTCCAGCCCACCCGACAGTTGCACGCTCGCCACCGGCGGGGAGGCCACCCGGGCGGCGACCGCCCGGGCCAGCGCCTCCCGCAGCCGCTCAGCCCCGGCATCGAGCGGGAGAACGGGCTCGGGCGGTGTCCAGTAGCGGGTGACGGCCACCGGGCGGGACGGGCTCAACACTGCCTTGGACCCCGGGGGGATCGGTGTGACGCCCTGGTACGGACTGCGGCTGAACACCAGCGGTGACGGCGCGCTCGGAGCCAGCAGCCGCAGGGCCGCCCACCGTCGGTCTACCCCGGTGCCCGCCGCGTCCGCCAGATGCTGCGGGCTGTTGGACAGCACCCACCCGCCCTCGACGCACGCGTAGTACAGCCGGTTCAGGCCCGCAACGTCCCCCCGCGCACTGCGGACGCCCCGGCGTGCGGTGATCAGGTAGTAGCTGCCGGGCAGCGCGGCCAGCTCCTCGTCCTGGCCGGTCCCGGCTGCCCTGGTGGCCAGGTCCCGCAGGCGGGCGGTGCTGACCGGGCAGGACCCGATCAGCACCGCCTTCAGCGGACCGGCCGTGGCCGTTCGCAGTTGCTTCCCCCACCCGGACGCGATCAGCCAGGGCCGACCGGAGGTGTGCTTGAAGGTGCGGGCCGCCTCCTGCCCCGAAAGCCGCCGGGCCAAAGGCCCGGCGGCGTCGTCATCGGGCAGAACGCAGAACCACGGCGGCCTGTACGCACCGGCCGCCTCGGTCACGAGCGGCTGGTCGGCGCGAACTCGGGCGTGTAGTACTGCCCGGCATCCGAATCGTCGCTCTGCCCGATGCTGACGTCCCCGAGGGTGTCGGCGGCGAACGACCCCACCGCCACCACCTTCGGCGCCTCGTACGCGGGCGAACCCGTCGACTGCTCGCCGCTGGTCACCTTGCTCATAGCCACTCTCCTGTTGTGCCGGTGGCGGACGGCGGGCGCCCGCCACGGTGGCCGCCCGGCCGGTCGGCCGGGCGGTGGTGCAGGGTGGTGCGGCCTGACCGGCCGGGTCCCAGCGGGATGTCACCGGCGGGGCAGGAGCTTGGTCAGGGGCGGCTGTCGCCACGGAGGATGGCGCCGACCGGCACCGTGCTGGCCGGGTCGGACAGGGCCCTGACAGCGGCCTGGAGTCGCTTGGGGTCGGCCCCCAGGTGCGTGATCGCCGCATGGGCCAGCTCGTTGGCGAGGCGGGCCTGCAGGAACGACTCGTGCTGATGCTCGGCGACCGCGATAACGGTGGCCTCCAGGGAGGTGTAGACCTTGCGGCGGGTGGTCTGCCGGGGGCCTGCGCCGAAGGTCATCCACACGATGATGGCACCGCTGTCCATGTCGTAGCCGACACGGAACGGCAGTTCGTCCGGGGCTATCTCAGGCATGCACGTCTCCTTCGGCAAGCGGCAGGCGGCAGCAGATCTGCTTGCCGATGGGGGTGAGCACGGCCTGCCAGCCCGGGGCCAGCAGATCCACCAGCAGCAGGCCTCGGCCGGACTCGGAGTGCGGATCATCCAGCGGGCCGCAGCCGCGGCGGGGCAGATGCTCGCCGTCCGGGTCGTGCACGCTGACCGCGACGGCATCCGCCCCGGCCTGGACGTCGACGACCAGCGGGGCGAACGGGCCGCAGGCCCGCACTGCGTTGCCCACCAGTTCGCTGGCCACCAGCTCAGCGCTGTGCGCGATGTCGGCTCCGACTCCGGCGCCGTCCAGCGTGCGCGCGGTCAGTTCGCGTATGCGCCGGACATGCTCGGCGGACGCGTGCAGGTGGACGGTGAATCCACCGGTCCGGGCCTTGAGGTAGAACCCCGGCGCCATCGGGGCTTCCTTGTCCACCATGATGGTCATGGCCCCCTCCACCGCACGGCCTTCGGCCGTGCACGACGGGATCAAGTGCCCTTGTAGCGCGGCGACTTCACCGCCCAGGGCGACCTTTCCAACGAGGATGGACCCAACTCGCCTTGGGTCGCAAGGTTTCCACCTTCTTCGGTTCGATCGAGTGAGAAAAGGCCTCGTCTTCCTCCTG includes:
- a CDS encoding protein-L-isoaspartate O-methyltransferase family protein yields the protein MTDQSTSPSLTARMAAYATALRERGAIRTTPVERAFATVPRHLFLPGGYYTSGRFVPVPAEPAGDLLDRIYSDTALMTHVPKSSDAAGRYSSTSQPRVIAAMLEALQLTPGMKVLEIGAGTGYNASLIAAITGAEVITIDVSEVIVTEAAQAAERAGEKNVTALTADGYLGHPAKGPYDRIVVTCGVTGISPHWLDQLTDDGLIVVPVAHGGFHPTLTVHRDGQRLTGRGVMSSDFMAATGPLYAWPDGQTPALTEPLPAQDLVTRTNTGPVLDGDAYYDLWFHLGAQTGRTTRAYINGLDPAQGMACLHDPSRGTAWIQRTGHLHHVGDTAIADDLTTLVQQWTDLGRPAIADYRTVFERTEADEPVYHPVEWRLNDHCPKHA
- a CDS encoding lasso peptide biosynthesis B2 protein, with amino-acid sequence MSTLVALPERVRLTRTEQITGHLAVGAAHLVTAALAARPDRLRSLLSFLARRAAPATGDQAARARAVVTTLSPRCGSGYGCLPRSIATALLCRLAGTWPTWKSGVRFPPLASHAWVEADGAAIGEDPPYIATFTITLAVPPGGSR
- a CDS encoding PqqD family peptide modification chaperone, translating into MTYRLARGVERIDADGSPMLFNTRTGGYFTLNDSAATALTALLGHSEQEGAAALVAAYGISADQAATDVRVLTASLTGLQLLEAR
- a CDS encoding asparagine synthase-related protein, translating into MTEAAGAYRPPWFCVLPDDDAAGPLARRLSGQEAARTFKHTSGRPWLIASGWGKQLRTATAGPLKAVLIGSCPVSTARLRDLATRAAGTGQDEELAALPGSYYLITARRGVRSARGDVAGLNRLYYACVEGGWVLSNSPQHLADAAGTGVDRRWAALRLLAPSAPSPLVFSRSPYQGVTPIPPGSKAVLSPSRPVAVTRYWTPPEPVLPLDAGAERLREALARAVAARVASPPVASVQLSGGLDSAALAALAARARPTATTVLVTIGSRAADNPDERWARRTAGLLEGVDHLVLDPGSYPRIFQDLQSSQFALAEPAPFAASAARFRHTLRVLAERGSSAHLNGQGGDEALLAPLSYLPRAAARSVHRAWWHLRGHAALNRTSSLSLARAAATAGTYRQWLIRGADQLIAPASPAAALAGWEAPPRLPPWTAPEVIRDLRQELRAAAEAAEPVCGDIATHGTVARIRSVARRASLYRDAMHAAGVPGHFPYLDRSVIETALATLPEERTDPWAPKPLLTAAVTPLAPPGLLIRRDKGHYNHEIWTGLAAHHGELAELFHGSALSQAGLIDEKALRQHLAEAATRRLAPAFITETVALELWLRAARP
- a CDS encoding lasso RiPP family leader peptide-containing protein; this translates as MSKVTSGEQSTGSPAYEAPKVVAVGSFAADTLGDVSIGQSDDSDAGQYYTPEFAPTSRS
- a CDS encoding ATP-binding protein; amino-acid sequence: MTIMVDKEAPMAPGFYLKARTGGFTVHLHASAEHVRRIRELTARTLDGAGVGADIAHSAELVASELVGNAVRACGPFAPLVVDVQAGADAVAVSVHDPDGEHLPRRGCGPLDDPHSESGRGLLLVDLLAPGWQAVLTPIGKQICCRLPLAEGDVHA